One Microbacterium sp. No. 7 genomic window carries:
- a CDS encoding nitrilase-related carbon-nitrogen hydrolase: MTTVRAAITQTTWTGDKESMLDKHEGFAREAAAQGAQVICFQELFYGPYFGITQDKKYYRYAEPADGPIVQRFAALAKELHLVMILPIYEEAQTGVYYNTAVVVDADGTIAGMYRKNHIPHVEKFWEKFYFRPGNLGYPVFDTAVGKVGVVICYDRHFPEGWRALGLNGAHLAFNPNATKPGLSNRLWEIEQPAAAVANGYFVLAPNRVGLEDNEYGDEAVDFYGRSQIVDPRGNYVGELGSGEHEEILVRDLDMTLVQGMRDDWQFYRDRRPDTYGDIVAP; the protein is encoded by the coding sequence ATGACGACGGTCAGAGCGGCGATCACGCAGACGACGTGGACGGGCGACAAGGAGTCGATGCTCGACAAGCACGAGGGGTTCGCACGGGAGGCGGCGGCGCAGGGCGCGCAGGTCATCTGCTTCCAGGAGCTGTTCTACGGGCCGTACTTCGGCATCACGCAGGACAAGAAGTACTACCGCTACGCCGAGCCGGCCGACGGTCCCATCGTGCAGCGCTTCGCGGCGCTCGCGAAGGAGCTGCACCTGGTCATGATCCTGCCGATCTACGAGGAGGCGCAGACGGGCGTCTACTACAACACGGCCGTCGTCGTGGACGCCGACGGCACGATCGCGGGGATGTACCGCAAGAACCACATCCCGCACGTCGAGAAGTTCTGGGAGAAGTTCTACTTCCGGCCGGGCAACCTGGGCTACCCGGTCTTCGACACGGCCGTCGGCAAGGTGGGCGTCGTCATCTGCTACGACCGGCACTTCCCCGAGGGGTGGCGTGCGCTGGGCCTGAACGGCGCCCACCTCGCCTTCAACCCCAACGCGACCAAGCCCGGCCTGTCGAACCGGCTGTGGGAGATCGAGCAGCCCGCCGCGGCCGTCGCGAACGGCTACTTCGTGCTCGCCCCGAACCGCGTGGGGCTCGAGGACAACGAGTACGGCGACGAGGCCGTGGACTTCTACGGCCGCAGCCAGATCGTCGACCCGCGGGGCAACTACGTCGGCGAGCTGGGCTCGGGTGAGCACGAGGAGATCCTCGTGCGCGACCTCGACATGACCCTCGTGCAGGGGATGCGGGACGACTGGCAGTTCTACCGCGACCGCCGCCCCGACACCTACGGCGACATCGTCGCGCCCTGA
- the hydA gene encoding dihydropyrimidinase has protein sequence MATTLITGGTVVSATGRGAADVLVDGETIVAVLAPGSQLLGTDLTASVDTVIDATGKYVVPGGIDAHTHMQLPFGGTQASDTFETGTRAAAWGGTTTIVDFAVQRTGERVQDGLAHWHELAAGNCAVDYGFHQIVGGVDDDALAAMRGLVDEGISSFKLFMAYPGVFYSDDAQILKAMQVSAETGLLTMMHAENGPAIDVLAQQLYEQRKTDPYFHGIARAWQLEEEATHRAIMLADVTGAPLYVVHVSAKQAVEQLAWARDNGRNVFGETCPQYLYLSLEEQLAAHSEQWGAFEGAKWVCSTPLRSREEGHQRHMWQALRTNDIQMVSTDHCPFCMKDQKELGRGDFRAIPNGIGSVEHRMDLMYQGVVTGEITLERWVELTSTTPARMFGMYGRKGVIAPGADADVVVYNPNGHTSIGVDGTHHMNMDHSAWEGFEIDGHVDTVIARGKVIVDAGAYLGRKGDGRFVRRGLSQYLV, from the coding sequence ATGGCCACCACACTCATCACCGGCGGGACCGTCGTCTCGGCGACCGGCCGCGGCGCCGCCGACGTGCTCGTCGACGGCGAGACGATCGTCGCGGTGCTCGCGCCGGGGTCGCAGCTGCTGGGCACCGATCTCACGGCATCCGTCGACACCGTGATCGACGCGACGGGCAAGTACGTCGTGCCGGGAGGCATCGACGCCCACACGCACATGCAGCTGCCCTTCGGCGGCACGCAGGCGAGCGACACGTTCGAGACCGGCACCCGCGCGGCCGCGTGGGGCGGCACGACGACGATCGTCGACTTCGCCGTGCAGCGCACGGGCGAGCGCGTGCAGGACGGCCTCGCGCACTGGCACGAGCTGGCCGCGGGCAACTGCGCCGTCGACTACGGCTTCCACCAGATCGTCGGCGGGGTCGACGACGACGCGCTCGCCGCGATGCGCGGGCTCGTCGACGAGGGCATCTCGAGCTTCAAGCTCTTCATGGCCTACCCGGGCGTCTTCTACTCCGACGACGCGCAGATCCTCAAGGCCATGCAGGTGTCGGCCGAGACCGGCCTGCTCACGATGATGCACGCCGAGAACGGCCCCGCGATCGACGTGCTCGCCCAGCAGCTCTACGAGCAGCGCAAGACCGACCCGTACTTCCACGGCATCGCCCGCGCGTGGCAGCTCGAGGAGGAGGCGACGCACCGCGCGATCATGCTCGCCGACGTCACGGGCGCCCCGCTCTACGTCGTGCACGTCAGCGCGAAGCAGGCGGTCGAGCAGCTCGCGTGGGCGCGCGACAACGGCAGGAACGTGTTCGGCGAGACCTGTCCGCAGTACCTGTACCTGTCGCTCGAGGAGCAGCTCGCCGCGCACAGCGAGCAGTGGGGCGCGTTCGAGGGCGCGAAGTGGGTGTGCTCGACGCCGCTGCGCTCGCGCGAGGAGGGGCACCAGCGGCACATGTGGCAGGCGCTGCGCACCAACGACATCCAGATGGTGTCGACCGACCACTGCCCGTTCTGCATGAAGGACCAGAAGGAGCTGGGGCGCGGCGACTTCCGCGCGATCCCGAACGGCATCGGCTCGGTCGAGCACCGCATGGACCTCATGTACCAGGGCGTCGTGACGGGCGAGATCACGCTCGAGCGGTGGGTCGAGCTGACCAGCACGACCCCCGCGCGGATGTTCGGGATGTACGGCCGGAAGGGCGTCATCGCGCCGGGCGCCGACGCCGACGTCGTCGTCTACAACCCGAACGGGCACACCTCGATCGGGGTGGACGGGACGCACCACATGAACATGGACCACTCCGCGTGGGAGGGCTTCGAGATCGACGGGCACGTCGACACCGTGATCGCGCGCGGCAAGGTGATCGTGGATGCCGGCGCCTATCTCGGACGCAAGGGCGACGGCCGGTTCGTCCGGCGCGGCCTGAGCCAGTACCTGGTCTGA
- a CDS encoding TIGR03842 family LLM class F420-dependent oxidoreductase, translating into MDFGVVLQTNPPSARTVQLAQLAEAHGFSHVWTFDSHLLWQEPYVIHSAILNATKRVVVGPFVTNPATRDWTVTASVFATLNEMYGNRTICGIGRGDSAVRVTNGAPTTLRELRQAIHVIRELGNSRPVEHNGATLQFPWSRGSQLDVWVAAYGPLALKLTGEVGDGFILQLADVDIAAWMIRVVREAAERAGRDPDAIAFCVAAPMYIGDDIAHMREQCRWFGGMVGNHVADIVAKYGTGGGVPQALTDYIAGRTGYDYNSHGKSHNDHVDFVPDEIVDRFCVLGSADDHIAKLEQLRAIGVTQFAGYLQHDNKEETMRVYGERVIPALHDAITAKS; encoded by the coding sequence ATGGACTTCGGCGTCGTCCTGCAGACCAACCCGCCCTCGGCGCGCACCGTGCAGCTCGCCCAGCTGGCCGAGGCGCACGGGTTCAGCCACGTGTGGACGTTCGACTCGCACCTGCTGTGGCAGGAGCCCTACGTCATCCACTCGGCCATCCTGAACGCGACCAAGCGCGTCGTCGTCGGCCCGTTCGTGACGAACCCCGCGACGCGCGACTGGACGGTCACGGCGTCGGTGTTCGCGACGCTCAACGAGATGTACGGCAACCGCACCATCTGCGGCATCGGGCGCGGCGACTCGGCCGTGCGGGTCACGAACGGCGCGCCCACGACGCTGCGCGAGCTGCGGCAGGCGATCCACGTGATCCGCGAGCTCGGCAACTCGCGTCCCGTCGAGCACAACGGCGCGACGCTGCAGTTCCCGTGGAGCCGAGGGTCGCAGCTCGACGTCTGGGTCGCCGCCTACGGCCCGCTCGCCCTCAAGCTCACGGGCGAGGTCGGCGACGGCTTCATCCTGCAGCTGGCCGACGTCGACATCGCGGCGTGGATGATCCGGGTCGTGCGCGAGGCCGCCGAGCGCGCCGGGCGCGACCCCGACGCGATCGCGTTCTGCGTCGCGGCGCCCATGTACATCGGCGACGACATCGCGCACATGCGGGAGCAATGCCGCTGGTTCGGCGGCATGGTCGGCAACCACGTCGCCGACATCGTCGCCAAGTACGGCACCGGCGGCGGCGTGCCGCAGGCGCTCACCGACTACATCGCGGGGCGCACGGGATACGACTACAACTCGCACGGCAAGAGCCACAACGACCACGTCGACTTCGTGCCCGACGAGATCGTCGACCGGTTCTGCGTGCTCGGCTCGGCCGACGACCACATCGCCAAGCTGGAGCAGCTGCGCGCGATCGGCGTGACGCAGTTCGCGGGCTACCTGCAGCACGACAACAAAGAGGAGACGATGCGGGTCTACGGCGAGAGAGTCATCCCCGCGCTGCACGACGCGATCACGGCGAAGTCATGA